In one window of Nomascus leucogenys isolate Asia chromosome 1a, Asia_NLE_v1, whole genome shotgun sequence DNA:
- the WDR89 gene encoding WD repeat-containing protein 89, whose amino-acid sequence MEKIEEQFANLHIVKCSSGTKESTYLLGIDTSKTVQAGKENLVAVLCSNGSIRIYDKERLNVLREFSGCPGLLNGVRFANSCDSVYSACTDGTVKCWDARVAREKPVQLFKGYPSNIFISFDINCSDHIICAGTEKVDDDALLVFWDARMNSQDLSTTKTKDPLGAYSETHSDDVTQVRFHPSNPNMVVSGSSDGLVNVFDINIDNEEDALVTTCNSISSVSCIGWSGKGYKQIYCMTHDEGFYWWDLNHLDTDEPVTRLNIQDVREAVNMKEDALDYLIGGLYHEKTDTLHVIGGTNKGRIHLMNCSMSGLTHVTSLQGGHAATVRSFCWNVQDDSLLTGGEDAQLLLWKPGAIEKTFTKKESMKIASSVHQRVRVHSNDSYKRRKKQ is encoded by the coding sequence ATGGAAAAGATTGAGGAACAATTTGCTAATCTGCACATTGTTAAATGTTCCTCAGGAACCAAAGAGTCCACTTACCTTCTTGGTATAGACACATCAAAGACTGTCCAAGCAGGAAAGGAAAACTTGGTTGCTGTTTTATGTTCTAATGGATCAATCAGAATATATGATAAAGAAAGGTTAAATGTACTACGAGAATTTAGTGGATGTCCTGGACTTCTTAATGGAGTCAGATTTGCAAATTCCTGTGACAGTGTATATTCAGCATGTACTGATGGCACTGTAAAATGTTGGGATGCTCGAGTAGCCAGAGAAAAACCTGTTCAGCTCTTCAAGGGTTACCCTTCcaatatttttatcagttttgatATTAATTGTAGTGATCACATTATTTGTGCTGGTACAGAAAAAGTTGATGATGATGCATTGTTGGTGTTTTGGGATGCAAGGATGAATTCTCAGGATTTATCTACAACTAAAACTAAAGACCCACTTGGTGCATATTCAGAGACACATAGTGATGATGTCACTCAAGTACGTTTCCATCCCAGCAATCCCAACATGGTAGTCTCAGGTTCATCTGATGGCCTGGTAAATGTATTTGATATTAATATTGATAATGAGGAGGATGCACTGGTTACAACCTGTAACTCAATTTCATCAGTAAGCTGTATTGGTTGGTCTGGGAAAGGTTATAAGCAGATTTACTGCATGACACATGATGAAGGATTTTACTGGTGGGATCTTAATCATCTGGATACTGATGAACCAGTTACACGTTTGAACATCCAGGATGTCAGAGAAGCAGTTAACATGAAAGAAGATGCTTTGGACTATTTGATTGGTGGCCTATATCATGAAAAGACAGACACATTGCATGTTATTGGAGGAACAAACAAAGGAAGGATTCATTTGATGAACTGCAGCATGTCAGGACTGACCCACGTGACTAGCCTTCAGGGAGGGCATGCTGCTACAGTCCGTTCTTTCTGTTGGAATGTGCAAGATGATTCTTTGTTGACTGGAGGAGAAGATGCACAGTTGTTACTTTGGAAACCTGGAGCTATAGAGAAGACCTTTACAAAGAAAGAGAGCATGAAAATAGCGTCCTCTGTGCACCAACGAGTACGAGTTCATAGTAATGATtcttataaaagaaggaaaaagcagtGA